DNA sequence from the Acidobacteriota bacterium genome:
GGGCAAGTGCTGTTCGGCGGCAAGATCCTCCTGCCGGTGGACAACCTGCGCTCGACGGTGCCGTTCCAGAATCTGCCGGCGGCCCCGACCCCCGGCAACCACCTGCAAACGGAGCAGATCACCCTGATCGCCCCCCTCGCCGCGGCGGTGCGGAGCGATCTCGCCGACGGCCGCTGGCCCCTGTGGAACGACCACGGCGGGGCCGGCCTGCCGCTGCTTGCTTCGCCCCAGGCGGCGACCCTTTCACCTTTCCGCCTCGCCACGCTGGCGTTGCCTTTGGAGCGTGCCGTCGGTGCGGCCGCCGCTCTTAAGGTGCTCATCGCGCTGGTCTTCGGCTGGCTGTGGATTCGCCGCGCCGGAGCCTCGAACGGTGCGGCGACGGTCGGCGCCCTGGCCTACGGCCTCGGGGGGTTCGTGCTGCTGTGGCTCGGCTGGCCGCGGAGCGGCGCCGCGGCCCTCCTTCCGGTGCTGTTCTACGCCATCGAGCGCGCCGTATCGGCGAGCGCGAACCGCCGCCGAGATGTTCTGCTGCTGATCGGCGCCGGTGCGGGACTGGCCCTCGCCGGTGACGGCGAGGTCGCCCTGTGGGGCGGCCTCGCGGCCTTGGGGTTGGTCGCCATCCGCCTCGCCCGGCAGCCCACCCGGCAGCGCCCCGCGCTCTGGCTGCGCACCGCCGGCGCCTTGGCCTTGGGGCTCCTCCTCGCCGCTCCCGTCTTGCTGCCGCAGGGCGAGTGGAGTCGCCAGAGCAGCGAGAGCGAGCGGGCCATGGAACGGGCCCGCTCCGAACGGCGAAACGACCCTTTCGCTCTGGAGACCATGGCCGACCCGGAGAAGCGCGCCGCCGCCTGGGCCGGCACGGCGGCGCGCCTTCCGCCGCTGATTGCCGCCAGCTCCTTCACGGAGCATCGAACGGCGCTCTATCCGGGCCCGATCCATCGCAACGAGGACGCCGCCGGCTTCGCCGGTACGGTGACCCTGCTCCTCGCCCTGTTGGCTTTGATTCTGCCGAGTCTTCGAGCCGCAAGAAACAAGAAGGCACAGCGCCTCACGATCGGCCGCGCCTTCCCGGCAGCCATTACCCTGGGGGCTTTGGTTGTCCTGCTGAATCCGCCGGGCCTGTCCTACCTGCTCGGCTCGCTGCCGCTCGTCGGACCGTCGGCGGTTTCGCACCGGCGGGTGGCGGTGCTCCTCACCCTTGGCCTCGCCGCCCTTGCGGCTTTCGCCGTCGATCGGCTGGGAACTCTCGAGAGGAAGCAGATCCGGCCGATCCTGCTGTACCTTGGAGCGGTCTTCGCCACGGCCATTGCCCTGGCGGCGCCGGCGGGTCTTCCGTGGCTCCAGCTCGGCACCCTCGCCGCCGGGCTGATCGCCCTGCTAGTTGTTCCCCTGCGCTGGCGGGCACCGTGTTTGGCGGTGTTGATCGGGGCGGAGCTGCTGTGGCTGCACGTCCCGGCCAATGCGCCGATGCCCCGCGATCTCTACTTCCCCACGCCGCCGGTTCTCGCCGCCCTGCAGCAGGCGACCGTCGAGCATCCCGACGGCCGCCTGGCGGCGCCGCGTGGGGTGATGCTGCCGCGTATTGCCTCGGTCTACGGGCTGTCGGACGTTCGACCCGGGCGGGTGGCCCCGACGCTCTATGCGGGCTTGACGGACTTCCTCGGCCGCCCGCCGGACGCTGGCCGGCCGGCGCTGATCGACGACCCGCGGCTCGACCTGCTGGGAATCCGCTGGTGGCTCACCGGACCCAATGCGGTAGGGTCCATACTCTCGGGGTCCGACCTCTCGGGGTCCGACCTCTCGGGGTCCGACCTCTCGGGGTCCGACCTCTCGGGGTCCGACCTCTCGGGGTCCGCACGCCTCCTCTACGAAGACGCCACCGCCCGCCTGTGGGAACGACCCCGGCCGCTGGAGCGCCTGTTCTTGCCGGAAGGGGTCGAGATTCATCGCGAGGGTCGGTGGGAGGATCGCATGGGCGAACTGGATCCCAGAAAGACGGCGCTGCTGCGAGCCGCCGTCACATCCACCCCCTGGCGAACGACTCACCCGGCTGCGAGCCGTCTGTCCCTCGACCCGCCGGAAGAAGACTCTCTCTCCGCCGAAGCCGCCCTGGCCGAGCCCCGGCTGATCGCCAGCTCCCTCTACCAGGACGGCGGCTGGCGGCTCCTGGTCAACGGCCAGGCGCACCCCACCTTTCTCGCCAATGGACCCCTACTCGCCGCCTGGCTGCCGACCGGGCAGCACCGGCTGCAACTCCTCTACCGGCCCCGGTCCTTCGTGCACGGAGCTGCCGGTGCCGGCCTCGCGCTGGTGGTCATGGTTCTATGGGTTGCGGCCCCAGGCCTTCGGATTCGTCCGCCCTCGGCCGGCGCAGCGTCGGCAACAGCGCCCAGAAGAGCACCGACAGCACCGTAGCGATGCCGAACAGGGTGCTGTACGAGGTGGCCTCCGCCAGCATCCCCGAAACGGTACTGGCGCCGATTTTTCCGAACACCTCAAGGGCCGCCAGCAGAGTGAAGTGAGTGGCGCCGATGCGCCGGTCCACTTGGCTCATCATGTACGCGAAGAGGGCGACGGTGAGAGCGCCGCCGAAGAAGTTTTCGGCGCAGGTGACGGCGATCACCCCCGCTGCATCCACCTCCGAGACGGACAACCACCACAGGCCCGCCAGCGGCAACGCCCGCAGAACCGCCGTCCAGATCACCGCCCGGCGGATCGAGACAGCCCAGGCCAACAGCCCACCGGCGGCCGAGCCGGCGATCGAAAACACCACCCCCCAGGTGCCCACCCAGGCGCCGATCTGCCGGGCGGTGAAGCCGTGGTCGACGAGAAACGGCCGAAACATCGTGTCGGCCAGCGATTCGCCCATCTTGTAGGTGACGACGAGCAGCAGGAGCCAGCCGAATCCCCGCCCGGCGAGGGAGCCGCGCAGCGCGCCGAGCACTTTCCCCAGGCTAGACAACGCCGCGTCGCCGGCAACGGCCGGCTCACGGAAGGTGAGAGTGACCGCAGCGATCAGCAGCATCAGCCCGGCCATCGCCTGGAACAGGCCGCTCCAACCGATCCAGGCGCTCGCCCACAGCAGGACGCCGCCACCGGTCAGCATGCCGAATTTGAACCCCACCACCTGGGCGACATTGCCGAGGCCCAGCTCGTCCGGCCGCAGGAAATCCACCGCCAGGCCGTCCACCGCGATATCGAGGGTCGCCGCCGCCAGGTTCATTGCCAGAACCAGCACCAGGACCGCCGTCAACGACCCCTGCGGGATGACGAAGGACGCCACGAAACAGGTCGCCGCGAGCAAACCCTGGAGCGGCAGGATCCAGCTTCGCCGGGGTCCCAACGGCCCGCGCCGATGCCGATCCACCCACGGCGCCCACAGGAACTTGAGCATCCAGGGCAAACTGAGCGCCGCTGCCCAGCCGATCTCCGCCAGGGACACTCCCTCGCCGCGCAAATACACCGGCAGCGCCGTCACCTGAAAGCCGTAGGGCAACCCCTGCACGAAGTACAGAGCCCACAGAATCGAGTGCCGGCGCCAGGTGGAGGCTCCCACAATCTACTCGTTCAGATCTACCTCAGGCTGCTTCCGGCTCGCTGTCGATGTAGCGATCGATGACCGCCGCGCCGCAGGCGTCGCCCCAGACGTTGACGGTGGTGCGGAAGCGGTCGAGGAGCCAGTCGACGGCGAGGATGAGGGCAGTGCCTTCGAGCGGCAAACCGACCGCCTGGAGGACGATGACCATGGTCACCAGCCCGGCTTGTGGGATGCCCGCGGCGCCGACGGCGGCGAGGGTGGCGGTCAAGAAGATCATCACCTGTTGCCCGACGGACAGCTCGATGCCCATCGCCTGGGCGATGAAAATCGCCGCCACGCTCTCATAGAGGGCGGTACCGTCCATGTTGATGGTGGCGCCCAAGGGCAGCACGAAGTAGGTGGCTTTGCGGGAGACCTTGTTGTTGTCCTCGACGGCCTCGATGGTCAGCGGCAGGGTGGCCGAGGACGAAGCGGTGGAAAAGGCCGTCAGCAGCGGCGCTGCCATGTTGTACAGGTAGGGCAACGGATTGCGCCGGCCGAAGAACCACAGCAAGAGCGGCAGCACCACCAGGGCGTGCACCCCCAACCCTAGGAGCACCGTGAGCATGTACTTGCCCAGGCCGCCGATCAGGGTGCCGAGGTCTCCGGCCTCGCCGAAGCGCGCCGCCACCAGACCGAAGACGCCCAGCGGCGCCATCCACATGATCATGTAGACGATCTTCATCACCGCCTCGTTGAGGCCGTGGAAGAAGGCGATCACCGGCTCGCCAGCCTTGCCCAGGGTGGTCAACACACCGCCGAGCACCAGCGAGAAGACGATGATCGGAAGGATCTGCATTTGCGCCATGGAGGCGAAGATATTGTCCGACACGAAGGACAGTACGATGTCCGAAAAGCCCAGGTCACGTTTGGCAGCAACCTGTTCGGGAATCGTCACCTCACCGAAGGGCACCCCGACCCCGGGCTGGATCAAATTGACCACGACGATGCCGAGGAAGACCGCGATGCCGGTGGTCGCGGCGTAGTAGAGGACCGTGCGCAAGCCCACGCTGCCGAGCTTTCGCACGTCTCCCAGACCGGTGATGCCGACGATCATCGACGCCATGATCAACGGCACGATGATCATCTTGAGGGCGCTCAGGAAGAGCGTACCCATCCAGCCGAACATGGTCATCTTCTCGCCGAAGATCTGCACCCCGACGAAGGCGAGGACGATACCGGCGACGATGCCGATCAGGATGATGGTGTTGTGGCGATCGTTCATGACCCCTCCGCCAGCAGACTGCCGAAAAGCGCTTCGCGCATTTTCTCAGCAGGCCCAATAGCTATTGATGGTTAGGGGGCTTGGCGCCCCCTCAGCCGAAAAGTTTAACTTTTCAGCTTCACCCCGTCCTCGGCGCCTGCGGCGGGGGCGCCGCGCCGCCGCCTCGCCCTGCGGGCTCAGAACGCGATGCTGATGCAGGATTGCAACCTTCTCTCCTCGTAGGCGGTAGCATACCGCCCGATGCTTTCACTCCGGGATCCGATCCACGGTTTTGTCCGCGCCGACCCCTTGGAGGCGGCCCTGATCAACAGCGAGCCGGTCCAGCGGCTGCGCTGGATCCGTCAACTCGGCCTCACCTACCTAGTCTTTCCGGGCGCCGAGCACAGCCGGTTCAGCCACGCCCTTGGAGCCCTGGAACTGGCCGGCCGAGCCTACGACTCCCTCGCCTCGAAAAGCGGCGGGCGCCTGCCGGAGGGTCCGGAATGCCGACCGCGCCGGCTGGTGCGCGCCGCCGCCCTCCTCCACGACATCGGCCATGCGCCCTTTAGCCACTCGGCGGAGGAGCTGTTCGAAGGCGGCATCGACCACGAGGAGATGACCTGCCGGCTGCTCGGCCTGGAGAGGATGGTGGCGATCTTCGAGCGCCACGGCGCCGGCATCGAACCGCGGGACGTGATCGACCTGATCGCCGGCCGGGGCGATCCGCTGCTGGTGCAGATCGTCTCCGGAGAACTCGATGTCGACAAGATGGACTACCTGCTGCGCGACAGCCTGTTCTGCGGTGTGCGCTACGGCAACTTCGACCTCGAACGCCTGCTCGACACCATGGTACCGGTGCAGGATCCCTTGAGCGGCGCCTGGAGCGTGGGCGTCGAGGAGGGCGGAGTCCACGCTCTGGAAGCGCTGATCATGGCGCGCTACTACATGTTTACCCAGGTTTACTTCACGGTGGTCAGCAAGGTGCTGGAACTCCACCTCGCCTGCTGGCTCACGTCCGAGGGCTGGCGCTGGCCGGCGGACCCCGAGACGTTTCTCGAGGAGGACGACCTGCGGGTGGTCTCCCGCATGCGGGAGTCCTCCGACCCGCACGCCCAGGCGGTGCTCCGACGGGACCTGCGATTCCCTCTCGCCTTCGAGACCCGCGAGCACCTGTCGCGAGACGAGAAGGAGCGCTTCGAGGCTTTGCTGCCGGAGCTCGAAGAGCGCTTCGGCGCCGGCCATCTGCTGGTGTCGAACTCCGCCAAGGACCCGCACCGCATGGCGACCAGCAGGGTGCTGGTACAGCGTGAGGGTGGAGGCTTCGAGCCGGTGGCCCAGTTCAGCCACTTCCTGCGCCATCTCGCCCGCATCGACCGCTATCGCGTGTACGCCCGCGCGGAACTGCGCGACGCAGTGGCCTCGGCCCTCCGCGAGCGCTGGCCGTGAAGCCGACTGCCCGATCCGGTGGACCGTCACCGTCGGTGCGGCTGTTCCTGATCCGCCACGGCATCACCGCCGCCAACCGCGAAATGCGTTTCGTCGGCGCGCGAGACGATCCGTTGACCGCCGAGGGTCACCGCCAGGCCGAGGGCATCGCCCGCATGCTCTCTTCGGTCCGGCTGGCCGCCCTACTGAGCAGTCCGGCTGCACGCACCCGCGAGACGGCGGAGCCCTTGCGCCGCGCCGGTGACCTCCCATTGGGCATCGACCACCGCCTGCGAGAGATGTCCTTCGGCGACTGGGAAGGCCGGCGACAGGACGAGATCACCGCCGCCAAAGGCGGCCTCGAAGCGCTGCGCCGATGGCAAGCGAAACCGGAATCGGCGCCGCCCGGCGGTGGGGAGTCCTTCGCCTCGGTACAGCGGCGGCTGGTAGAGCTGGCCGACGAGCTAGCCCAGCGCCACGACGGCGAACGAATCGCCCTGATCACCCACGTCGGACCGATCAAGGCCCTCCTCTACGCCGCCCTCGGCCTGCCCTTGACGGAATCGGGACGCCTTTTCCTCGATCCGGCGACGGTCCACGTGATCGATTGGAGCCGGCGGCCGACGGTGCGTCTGATCAACGCCACGCCGAGTCTCGAAGACGCCCGCTGGTTCACCCCCGATCGAGGGTAGCGGCTGGCGAAGTGCGGTAGGATCGAGGCTCCAACTTTCATCGCTTCAAGCGCAGGTTTTCTTCCGCCCGGCGAGAGTTCAGGTGCCTTGTTGGCAGGGGTTTCAGCGTGGCTCAAGTTCTGGTCATAGATGAGGATCAGGTGTCGGCGACAGCGGTCGAGGATCGCCTCCGGTCCGGCGGTCACTCGGTGGACCTCTTCACCAGCCCGGCGGACGTTTCCGCTGCCAAGTTCGCCTCGAACACTCATCTGATTCTGCTCAGCATCGATCACGACTCCAGTCCGCAGGTCGAGCGCTTGGCCGCCCTCAAAGAACGGCTGCCCTCGAACGACGTACCGGTCTTCGTGATGACCGGTAGCCACCGGCGGGAGGACCGGCTGGCGGCCCTGCGGGCCGGTGCCGCGGAGGTGTTCTCCAAACCGATTGATCTCGAAGAACTGGCCCTGCGGGTGGATCGCGCGGCGGACCATGACGACGACGGCCTGGAGGGAAACCTCGCCACCTATCCCCCCTGGGAAGTCTTCGAATCCCTAGGCTATGCTCAGCGCAG
Encoded proteins:
- a CDS encoding pentapeptide repeat-containing protein; the protein is MSGYGAGEVGGDHGVYSDSQNSTATLRPMSIFDLLPGLLVAAWAVVLFGVLERWYDGLPRRVAAGLLVLVLVLFGQVLFGGKILLPVDNLRSTVPFQNLPAAPTPGNHLQTEQITLIAPLAAAVRSDLADGRWPLWNDHGGAGLPLLASPQAATLSPFRLATLALPLERAVGAAAALKVLIALVFGWLWIRRAGASNGAATVGALAYGLGGFVLLWLGWPRSGAAALLPVLFYAIERAVSASANRRRDVLLLIGAGAGLALAGDGEVALWGGLAALGLVAIRLARQPTRQRPALWLRTAGALALGLLLAAPVLLPQGEWSRQSSESERAMERARSERRNDPFALETMADPEKRAAAWAGTAARLPPLIAASSFTEHRTALYPGPIHRNEDAAGFAGTVTLLLALLALILPSLRAARNKKAQRLTIGRAFPAAITLGALVVLLNPPGLSYLLGSLPLVGPSAVSHRRVAVLLTLGLAALAAFAVDRLGTLERKQIRPILLYLGAVFATAIALAAPAGLPWLQLGTLAAGLIALLVVPLRWRAPCLAVLIGAELLWLHVPANAPMPRDLYFPTPPVLAALQQATVEHPDGRLAAPRGVMLPRIASVYGLSDVRPGRVAPTLYAGLTDFLGRPPDAGRPALIDDPRLDLLGIRWWLTGPNAVGSILSGSDLSGSDLSGSDLSGSDLSGSDLSGSARLLYEDATARLWERPRPLERLFLPEGVEIHREGRWEDRMGELDPRKTALLRAAVTSTPWRTTHPAASRLSLDPPEEDSLSAEAALAEPRLIASSLYQDGGWRLLVNGQAHPTFLANGPLLAAWLPTGQHRLQLLYRPRSFVHGAAGAGLALVVMVLWVAAPGLRIRPPSAGAASATAPRRAPTAP
- a CDS encoding MFS transporter, which codes for MGASTWRRHSILWALYFVQGLPYGFQVTALPVYLRGEGVSLAEIGWAAALSLPWMLKFLWAPWVDRHRRGPLGPRRSWILPLQGLLAATCFVASFVIPQGSLTAVLVLVLAMNLAAATLDIAVDGLAVDFLRPDELGLGNVAQVVGFKFGMLTGGGVLLWASAWIGWSGLFQAMAGLMLLIAAVTLTFREPAVAGDAALSSLGKVLGALRGSLAGRGFGWLLLLVVTYKMGESLADTMFRPFLVDHGFTARQIGAWVGTWGVVFSIAGSAAGGLLAWAVSIRRAVIWTAVLRALPLAGLWWLSVSEVDAAGVIAVTCAENFFGGALTVALFAYMMSQVDRRIGATHFTLLAALEVFGKIGASTVSGMLAEATSYSTLFGIATVLSVLFWALLPTLRRPRADESEGLGPQPIEP
- a CDS encoding dicarboxylate/amino acid:cation symporter — translated: MNDRHNTIILIGIVAGIVLAFVGVQIFGEKMTMFGWMGTLFLSALKMIIVPLIMASMIVGITGLGDVRKLGSVGLRTVLYYAATTGIAVFLGIVVVNLIQPGVGVPFGEVTIPEQVAAKRDLGFSDIVLSFVSDNIFASMAQMQILPIIVFSLVLGGVLTTLGKAGEPVIAFFHGLNEAVMKIVYMIMWMAPLGVFGLVAARFGEAGDLGTLIGGLGKYMLTVLLGLGVHALVVLPLLLWFFGRRNPLPYLYNMAAPLLTAFSTASSSATLPLTIEAVEDNNKVSRKATYFVLPLGATINMDGTALYESVAAIFIAQAMGIELSVGQQVMIFLTATLAAVGAAGIPQAGLVTMVIVLQAVGLPLEGTALILAVDWLLDRFRTTVNVWGDACGAAVIDRYIDSEPEAA
- a CDS encoding HD domain-containing protein, coding for MLSLRDPIHGFVRADPLEAALINSEPVQRLRWIRQLGLTYLVFPGAEHSRFSHALGALELAGRAYDSLASKSGGRLPEGPECRPRRLVRAAALLHDIGHAPFSHSAEELFEGGIDHEEMTCRLLGLERMVAIFERHGAGIEPRDVIDLIAGRGDPLLVQIVSGELDVDKMDYLLRDSLFCGVRYGNFDLERLLDTMVPVQDPLSGAWSVGVEEGGVHALEALIMARYYMFTQVYFTVVSKVLELHLACWLTSEGWRWPADPETFLEEDDLRVVSRMRESSDPHAQAVLRRDLRFPLAFETREHLSRDEKERFEALLPELEERFGAGHLLVSNSAKDPHRMATSRVLVQREGGGFEPVAQFSHFLRHLARIDRYRVYARAELRDAVASALRERWP
- a CDS encoding histidine phosphatase family protein, whose protein sequence is MKPTARSGGPSPSVRLFLIRHGITAANREMRFVGARDDPLTAEGHRQAEGIARMLSSVRLAALLSSPAARTRETAEPLRRAGDLPLGIDHRLREMSFGDWEGRRQDEITAAKGGLEALRRWQAKPESAPPGGGESFASVQRRLVELADELAQRHDGERIALITHVGPIKALLYAALGLPLTESGRLFLDPATVHVIDWSRRPTVRLINATPSLEDARWFTPDRG